From a single Fusobacterium pseudoperiodonticum genomic region:
- the rho gene encoding transcription termination factor Rho, with product MDILNKFLLKELQEIARIMDIEVSGQKKEELKALIIETLEENNTVLAYGVLDTAPEGFGFLKETTLGKNIYMSASQVKKFKLRRGDLILGEVRNPIGEEKNFAIRRVLRVNDDDLNKIADRVPFEDLIPTYPREQIKLGLDHDNISGRILDLIAPIGKGQRSLIIAPPKAGKTTFISSIANAIIKGEKDTDVWILLIDERPEEVTDIKENVEGATVFASTFDDDPKNHIKVTEEIIERAKMKVEDGENVVILLDSLTRLSRAYNIVIPSSGKLLSGGIDPMALYHPKNFFGAARNIKNGGSLTIIATILVDTGSKMDEVIYEEFKSTGNCDIYLDRQLAEFRVFPAIDITRSGTRKEELLLKKNQIEEIWNLRRLLNDYDNKVSSTAALIKAIKTTKNNDELLRQLPKVLYK from the coding sequence ATGGATATTTTAAATAAATTTCTTTTAAAAGAGTTGCAGGAGATTGCTAGAATTATGGATATAGAGGTTTCTGGGCAAAAAAAAGAAGAGTTAAAAGCACTAATAATTGAGACGCTTGAAGAGAACAATACTGTTCTCGCTTATGGAGTACTAGACACTGCTCCTGAAGGTTTTGGTTTCTTAAAGGAAACTACATTAGGTAAAAATATCTATATGTCAGCTTCGCAAGTAAAAAAATTCAAACTGAGAAGAGGAGATCTTATTCTAGGTGAGGTTAGAAATCCAATAGGTGAGGAAAAGAACTTTGCTATAAGAAGAGTTTTAAGAGTTAATGATGATGATTTAAATAAAATAGCTGATAGAGTTCCTTTTGAGGACTTAATTCCTACTTATCCTAGAGAACAAATCAAGTTAGGTTTGGATCATGATAATATTTCAGGAAGAATTCTTGATTTAATAGCTCCAATTGGAAAAGGTCAAAGATCTTTAATAATAGCTCCTCCAAAAGCAGGTAAAACAACTTTTATAAGTTCTATTGCTAATGCTATAATAAAGGGTGAAAAAGATACTGATGTCTGGATATTATTAATAGATGAAAGACCTGAAGAAGTTACAGATATTAAGGAAAATGTAGAAGGAGCAACTGTTTTTGCTTCAACATTTGATGATGATCCTAAGAATCATATAAAAGTTACAGAAGAAATAATTGAAAGAGCAAAGATGAAAGTTGAAGATGGAGAAAATGTAGTTATCCTACTTGACTCTTTAACGAGACTTTCAAGAGCATATAATATAGTGATTCCATCAAGTGGTAAACTATTATCAGGAGGTATAGATCCTATGGCTCTATATCATCCAAAGAACTTTTTTGGTGCTGCAAGAAATATTAAAAATGGTGGTAGCTTAACTATTATAGCTACTATACTTGTGGATACTGGCAGTAAGATGGATGAAGTTATCTATGAAGAATTTAAATCAACAGGAAACTGTGATATCTATTTAGATAGACAATTAGCTGAATTTAGAGTTTTCCCAGCTATAGATATCACAAGATCTGGAACAAGAAAAGAAGAACTACTTCTTAAAAAGAACCAAATTGAAGAAATTTGGAATTTAAGAAGATTACTGAATGATTATGACAATAAAGTGAGTTCAACAGCAGCTTTAATTAAGGCTATAAAAACAACAAAAAATAATGACGAATTATTGAGACAGTTACCTAAGGTTCTGTATAAATAA
- the miaB gene encoding tRNA (N6-isopentenyl adenosine(37)-C2)-methylthiotransferase MiaB: protein MKKASIITYGCQMNVNESAKIKKIFQNLGYDVTEETDDADAVFLNTCTVREGAATQIFGKLGELKALKEKKGTIIGVTGCFAQEQGEELVRKFPIIDIVMGNQNIGRIPQAIEKIENNESTHEVYTDNEDELPPRLDAEFASDQTASISITYGCNNFCTFCIVPYVRGRERSVPLEEIVKDVEQYVNKGAKEIVLLGQNVNSYGKDFKNGDNFAKLLEEICKVEGDYIVRFVSPHPRDFTDDVIDVIAKNDKISKCLHLPLQSGSSQVLRKMGRGYTKEKYLALVDKIKSKIPDVALTADIIVGFPGETEEDFLDTIDVVEKVSFDNSYMFMYSIRKGTKAATMDNQIDENVKKERLQRLMEVQNKCSFNESSKYKDKIVRVLVEGPSKKNKEVLSGRTSTNKIVLFKGDMNLKGQFVNVKINECKTWTLYGELV from the coding sequence GTGAAAAAGGCATCAATCATCACTTACGGATGTCAAATGAATGTTAATGAAAGTGCTAAAATAAAAAAGATTTTTCAAAATTTAGGTTATGATGTTACAGAGGAAACTGACGATGCAGATGCAGTATTCTTAAATACTTGTACTGTAAGAGAAGGAGCAGCTACCCAAATATTTGGAAAATTAGGAGAATTAAAAGCACTAAAAGAAAAAAAAGGAACTATAATTGGAGTCACAGGTTGTTTTGCTCAAGAACAAGGTGAAGAACTTGTTAGAAAATTTCCGATAATAGATATAGTTATGGGGAATCAAAATATTGGTAGAATTCCTCAAGCAATAGAAAAAATTGAAAATAATGAGAGTACTCATGAAGTATATACAGATAATGAAGATGAATTACCACCAAGATTAGATGCAGAATTTGCTTCTGATCAAACGGCTTCAATTTCTATAACTTATGGTTGTAATAATTTCTGTACTTTCTGTATAGTTCCTTATGTTAGAGGTAGAGAAAGATCTGTCCCTCTTGAAGAAATAGTAAAAGATGTAGAACAGTACGTAAATAAAGGTGCAAAAGAAATTGTTCTATTAGGTCAAAATGTAAATTCATATGGAAAGGATTTTAAAAATGGAGATAATTTTGCTAAACTTTTAGAAGAAATTTGTAAAGTTGAGGGAGATTATATAGTTAGATTTGTTTCTCCACATCCTAGAGATTTTACAGATGATGTTATAGATGTTATTGCCAAAAACGACAAAATATCAAAATGTTTGCATTTACCTTTACAATCTGGCTCATCACAAGTCTTAAGAAAAATGGGAAGAGGTTATACAAAAGAAAAATATTTAGCTCTAGTTGACAAAATAAAATCAAAGATTCCTGACGTAGCTTTAACAGCAGACATCATAGTTGGCTTCCCTGGAGAAACAGAAGAAGATTTCTTAGATACTATTGACGTTGTTGAAAAAGTTAGCTTTGATAATTCATATATGTTTATGTATTCAATAAGAAAAGGTACAAAAGCTGCTACTATGGATAATCAAATAGATGAAAATGTAAAAAAAGAAAGGCTACAAAGGTTAATGGAAGTACAAAACAAATGTTCTTTCAATGAAAGTAGTAAATACAAAGATAAAATAGTAAGAGTCTTAGTTGAAGGTCCTAGTAAGAAGAATAAAGAAGTTTTATCAGGAAGAACTTCTACAAATAAAATCGTTCTTTTTAAAGGAGATATGAACTTAAAAGGGCAATTTGTAAATGTAAAGATAAATGAATGTAAGACTTGGACTCTATATGGAGAACTAGTCTAA
- a CDS encoding flavodoxin produces MKTVGIFFGTTGGKTQEVVDILAAQLGDAQVFDVANGVDEMEMFDNIILASPTYGMGELQDDWASVIDEVADMDFSGKVVAFVGVGDAAIFGGNYVESMKHFYDAVEPKGAKIVGFTSTDGYDFEASEAVIDGDKFMGLAIDASFDTDEITSKVEDWLENKVKDELL; encoded by the coding sequence ATGAAAACAGTTGGTATATTTTTTGGAACTACAGGAGGAAAGACTCAAGAAGTTGTTGATATCTTAGCTGCTCAATTAGGAGATGCTCAAGTATTTGACGTTGCTAATGGTGTAGATGAAATGGAAATGTTTGATAACATTATCTTAGCTTCTCCAACTTATGGAATGGGAGAATTACAAGATGACTGGGCTTCTGTTATTGATGAAGTTGCAGATATGGATTTCTCTGGAAAAGTTGTTGCATTTGTTGGTGTAGGAGATGCTGCAATATTTGGTGGAAACTATGTTGAATCAATGAAACACTTCTATGATGCAGTAGAACCTAAAGGAGCTAAAATAGTTGGATTTACTTCTACTGACGGATATGATTTCGAAGCTTCTGAAGCAGTAATTGATGGAGATAAATTTATGGGACTTGCTATAGATGCATCTTTCGATACTGATGAAATCACTTCTAAAGTTGAAGATTGGCTAGAAAACAAAGTTAAAGATGAATTACTATAA
- the rplQ gene encoding 50S ribosomal protein L17, which yields MNHNKSYRKLGRRADHRKAMLKNMTISLVKAERIETTVTRAKELRKFAERMITFGKKNTLASRRNAFAFLRDEEAVAKIFNELAPKYADRNGGYTRIIKTSVRKGDSAEMAIIELV from the coding sequence ATGAATCACAATAAATCATATAGAAAATTAGGAAGAAGAGCTGATCATAGAAAGGCTATGCTTAAAAATATGACTATATCACTTGTAAAAGCTGAAAGAATAGAAACAACTGTTACAAGAGCTAAAGAATTAAGAAAATTCGCTGAAAGAATGATTACTTTTGGTAAGAAAAATACTTTAGCATCTAGAAGAAATGCATTTGCATTCCTAAGAGATGAAGAAGCAGTAGCTAAAATATTTAATGAATTAGCACCTAAATATGCTGATAGAAATGGTGGATATACTAGAATCATCAAAACTTCTGTTAGAAAAGGTGACTCAGCTGAAATGGCTATAATTGAATTAGTATAA
- a CDS encoding DNA-directed RNA polymerase subunit alpha codes for MLKIEKQAKQISITEVKESNYKGQFIVEPLYRGYGNTLGNALRRVLLSSIPGAAIKGMRIEGVMSEFTVMDGVKEAVTEIILNVKEIVVKAESSGERRMTLSVKGPKVVKAADIVADIGLEIVNPEQVICTVTTDRTLDMEFLVDTGEGFVVSEEIDKKDWPVDYIAVDAIYTPIRKVSYEIQDTMFGRITDFDKLTLNVETDGSIEIRDAISYAVELLRLHLDPFLEIGNKMENLRDEIEEIIEEPIDIQVIDDKSHDMKIEELDLTVRSFNCLKKAGIEDVSQLASLSLNELLKIKNLGKKSLDEILEKMKDLGYDLEKNGSPE; via the coding sequence ATGTTAAAAATAGAAAAGCAGGCTAAGCAAATAAGTATAACAGAAGTAAAAGAAAGCAATTATAAGGGACAATTTATTGTAGAACCTCTATACAGAGGTTATGGAAATACTTTAGGAAATGCACTTAGAAGAGTTTTACTTTCTTCTATACCTGGAGCAGCAATAAAAGGTATGAGAATTGAAGGAGTAATGAGTGAATTCACTGTTATGGACGGTGTTAAAGAAGCTGTTACTGAAATTATTCTAAATGTTAAAGAAATAGTTGTTAAAGCAGAAAGTTCAGGAGAAAGAAGAATGACACTTTCTGTAAAAGGTCCTAAAGTTGTTAAAGCAGCTGATATTGTTGCAGATATTGGGCTTGAAATAGTTAACCCTGAACAAGTTATATGTACTGTGACTACTGATAGAACTTTAGATATGGAATTTCTTGTTGATACAGGAGAAGGTTTTGTTGTATCAGAAGAAATTGATAAAAAAGATTGGCCAGTAGATTACATAGCTGTAGATGCAATCTATACTCCAATTAGAAAGGTTTCTTATGAAATTCAAGATACAATGTTTGGTAGAATTACTGACTTTGATAAATTGACTTTAAATGTTGAGACTGATGGAAGTATAGAGATAAGAGATGCTATATCATATGCGGTTGAGCTTTTAAGATTGCATTTAGATCCATTCTTAGAGATTGGAAATAAAATGGAAAATCTAAGAGATGAAATAGAAGAAATTATTGAAGAACCAATAGATATTCAAGTTATTGATGATAAGTCACATGATATGAAAATTGAAGAATTAGATTTAACAGTAAGATCTTTTAATTGCTTGAAAAAAGCTGGGATAGAAGATGTATCTCAATTAGCAAGCTTATCTTTAAATGAATTATTAAAAATTAAAAATTTAGGAAAAAAATCTCTTGATGAGATTTTAGAAAAGATGAAAGATTTAGGATACGATCTTGAAAAAAATGGATCTCCTGAATAA
- the rpsD gene encoding 30S ribosomal protein S4 — protein MARNRQPVLKKCRALGIDPVILGVKKSSNRQIRPNANKKPTEYAIQLREKQKAKFIYNVMEKQFRKIYEEAARKLGVTGLTLIEYLERRLENVVYRLGFAKTRRQARQIVSHGHIAVNGRRVNIASFRVKVGDVVSVIENSKNVELIKLAVEDATPPAWLELDRAAFSGKVLQNPTKDDLDFDLNESLIVEFYSR, from the coding sequence ATGGCAAGAAATAGACAGCCTGTTTTGAAGAAGTGTAGAGCTTTAGGAATCGATCCAGTTATCCTAGGGGTTAAAAAATCTTCTAATAGACAAATAAGACCTAATGCAAATAAAAAACCAACTGAATATGCAATTCAATTAAGAGAAAAACAAAAAGCTAAATTTATATATAATGTTATGGAAAAACAATTCAGAAAAATATATGAAGAAGCAGCAAGAAAACTTGGAGTAACAGGTTTAACTTTAATAGAATACTTAGAAAGAAGACTAGAAAATGTTGTTTACAGACTAGGGTTCGCTAAAACTAGAAGACAAGCTAGACAAATAGTTTCTCATGGACATATAGCAGTAAACGGAAGAAGAGTTAATATCGCATCTTTTAGAGTAAAAGTAGGAGATGTTGTTTCTGTAATAGAAAACTCTAAAAATGTAGAATTAATAAAATTAGCAGTAGAAGATGCAACTCCACCAGCTTGGTTAGAATTAGATAGAGCTGCATTTTCAGGAAAGGTTCTTCAAAACCCAACTAAAGATGATTTGGATTTTGATTTAAATGAATCTTTAATAGTTGAATTTTATTCAAGATAA
- the rpsK gene encoding 30S ribosomal protein S11, whose translation MAKKTVAKIKKKSKNIPNGVAHIHSTFNNTIVTITDVDGKVISWKSGGTSNFKGTKKGTPFAAQIAAEQAAQIAMENGMRKIEVKVKGPGSGREACIRSLQAAGLEVTKITDVTPVPHNGCRPPKRRRV comes from the coding sequence TTGGCTAAAAAGACAGTAGCTAAGATAAAAAAGAAAAGTAAAAATATTCCTAACGGAGTAGCTCATATACATTCAACTTTTAATAACACAATAGTTACAATAACTGACGTAGATGGAAAGGTTATAAGCTGGAAATCAGGAGGAACTTCTAATTTCAAAGGAACTAAGAAAGGAACTCCATTCGCAGCTCAAATAGCAGCTGAACAAGCAGCACAAATCGCTATGGAAAACGGAATGAGAAAGATTGAAGTTAAAGTAAAAGGACCTGGTTCAGGAAGAGAAGCTTGTATCAGATCACTTCAAGCTGCAGGATTAGAAGTTACTAAAATAACTGATGTAACTCCTGTACCTCATAATGGATGTAGACCACCAAAAAGAAGAAGAGTGTAA
- the rpsM gene encoding 30S ribosomal protein S13, with amino-acid sequence MARIAGVDIPRNKRVEIALTYIYGIGRPTSQKILKEAGINFDTRVKDLTEEEVNKIREIIKDIKVEGDLRKEVRLSIKRLMDIKCYRGLRHKMNLPVRGQSSKTNARTVKGPKKPIRK; translated from the coding sequence TTGGCTAGAATAGCAGGAGTAGATATCCCAAGAAATAAAAGAGTTGAAATAGCTCTAACATATATTTATGGAATTGGAAGACCAACTTCTCAAAAAATATTAAAAGAAGCTGGGATAAATTTTGACACTAGAGTTAAAGATTTAACAGAAGAAGAAGTAAATAAAATCAGAGAAATCATAAAAGATATCAAAGTTGAAGGAGATCTTAGAAAAGAAGTAAGATTATCTATAAAAAGACTTATGGATATCAAATGTTACAGAGGTTTAAGACATAAAATGAATCTTCCTGTAAGAGGACAAAGTTCAAAGACTAATGCAAGAACAGTAAAAGGTCCTAAAAAACCTATAAGAAAGTAA
- the rpmJ gene encoding 50S ribosomal protein L36: MKVRVSIKPICDKCKIIKRHGKIRVICENPKHKQVQG, encoded by the coding sequence ATGAAAGTTAGAGTATCAATAAAACCTATTTGTGACAAGTGTAAGATTATTAAAAGACATGGAAAAATAAGAGTAATCTGTGAAAATCCTAAACATAAACAAGTTCAAGGATAA
- the infA gene encoding translation initiation factor IF-1: MSKKDVIELEGTIVEALPNAMFKVELENGHTILGHISGKMRMNYIKILPGDGVTVQISPYDLSRGRIVYRKKN, encoded by the coding sequence ATGTCAAAGAAAGATGTTATCGAATTGGAAGGTACTATAGTAGAGGCCTTACCTAATGCTATGTTTAAAGTAGAATTAGAAAATGGACATACTATACTTGGCCACATCTCTGGAAAAATGAGAATGAATTATATTAAAATTTTACCAGGCGATGGAGTAACTGTACAGATCTCTCCTTATGACTTGTCGAGGGGTAGAATAGTATACAGAAAGAAAAACTAG
- a CDS encoding DKNYY domain-containing protein has product MKINGEDLSSIEKNANEIEYYKSLNTIFKKNLIIIIIVLILLILFGVISLYKTESEYNLNQKILNNGQKYEKSIYIKYEGKIYCNSFGDIYQLKDADIDSFKTFDTGDYRDNYIATDKNNVYLGNTTIPDLNPNRFKSLGSNYYSDGVNYYFLSDNYIRNEDISTWSIVKEYIIHFKKKQLYFYPFKKIETTKALKGIENFRYLASDGEKVYYKGELIENADLYTLKAVDKYNDDYFYDKNNIYYKTKALNLSSNDNLNLVSVEQGERTYLYDGLNGNVSLEEYIFDKKYIPYQILGIDSAHVKDLLFVSKDGIFFYNPETKEQERAGDNIFKGKVENILSSVISDDKNIYYLHSYNIYRKKRTKHGYIDILVSKNIGIFSLGEKKDWEKIKDIDSGTTGQVWKKGNKYYYFDDLGVYQLIDDVVYEIVDNASLKYLLETNNINDDTIREFVRDKKLIAFKGEEVSTASIKYKESHGAEIFLAVFLTTFFGISILMISLKWKAQKKDREKLEEERKKIEKQMEFWDNYYNNNEEEKKEDEKIPTSYKSYDDEEEIKKEIDKIKPIVKNSDDIEGLKKREKKINSIIKNFNVDELDEEEK; this is encoded by the coding sequence ATGAAAATAAATGGTGAAGATTTATCAAGCATTGAAAAAAATGCAAACGAGATAGAATATTATAAGTCTTTAAATACGATTTTTAAAAAAAATTTAATAATCATTATTATCGTTCTTATATTACTTATTTTATTTGGAGTAATTTCCTTATATAAAACGGAGTCAGAGTATAATTTAAATCAAAAGATTTTAAATAATGGTCAAAAATATGAGAAAAGTATCTATATTAAATATGAAGGGAAAATCTATTGTAATTCATTTGGTGATATATATCAATTAAAAGATGCTGATATAGATAGTTTTAAAACATTTGATACAGGAGATTATCGTGATAATTATATAGCAACAGATAAGAATAATGTTTATCTTGGAAACACTACTATTCCTGACTTAAATCCAAATAGATTCAAAAGCCTAGGTAGTAATTATTACAGTGATGGAGTGAACTATTATTTCCTATCAGATAACTATATACGAAATGAGGATATCTCTACATGGTCTATAGTTAAAGAGTATATTATTCACTTTAAGAAAAAGCAGCTATACTTTTATCCTTTTAAAAAAATAGAAACAACTAAAGCCTTAAAAGGTATTGAGAATTTTAGATACTTAGCAAGTGATGGAGAAAAAGTTTATTATAAAGGAGAACTTATAGAGAATGCTGATTTATATACCTTAAAAGCAGTTGATAAATATAATGATGACTATTTTTATGATAAAAATAATATTTATTACAAGACTAAAGCTTTAAATCTTTCTAGTAATGATAATTTAAACTTAGTATCTGTTGAGCAAGGTGAAAGAACTTACCTTTATGATGGACTAAATGGAAATGTTTCTCTAGAAGAATATATTTTTGATAAAAAATACATTCCTTATCAAATTTTAGGTATAGATAGTGCTCATGTTAAAGACTTACTATTTGTAAGTAAAGATGGTATATTTTTCTATAATCCTGAAACAAAAGAACAAGAAAGAGCTGGAGATAATATTTTTAAAGGAAAGGTAGAAAATATTTTATCTAGTGTAATTTCTGATGACAAAAACATTTATTATCTTCATTCTTATAATATATATAGAAAGAAAAGGACTAAACATGGCTATATAGATATTCTAGTTTCAAAAAATATAGGAATTTTCTCTTTAGGTGAGAAAAAAGATTGGGAAAAGATAAAAGATATTGATTCAGGAACAACAGGACAAGTTTGGAAAAAAGGAAATAAGTACTATTATTTTGATGATTTAGGAGTTTATCAATTAATAGATGATGTTGTATATGAGATTGTTGATAATGCAAGTCTTAAATATTTATTAGAAACAAACAATATAAATGATGATACTATAAGAGAATTTGTTAGAGATAAAAAACTAATAGCTTTCAAAGGTGAAGAAGTATCTACAGCTAGTATAAAATATAAAGAAAGCCATGGAGCTGAAATCTTTTTGGCTGTTTTCTTAACGACTTTTTTTGGAATTTCCATTCTTATGATTTCTTTAAAATGGAAAGCTCAGAAGAAAGATAGAGAAAAATTAGAAGAAGAAAGAAAAAAGATAGAGAAACAAATGGAATTTTGGGATAATTATTACAATAATAATGAAGAAGAAAAGAAAGAAGATGAAAAAATTCCTACTTCATATAAAAGTTATGATGATGAGGAAGAAATAAAAAAAGAAATAGATAAAATAAAACCAATAGTAAAAAATTCTGATGATATAGAAGGATTGAAAAAAAGAGAGAAAAAAATAAATTCTATAATTAAAAATTTTAATGTTGATGAGCTTGATGAAGAAGAAAAATAA
- a CDS encoding DKNYY domain-containing protein, whose amino-acid sequence MQKNSRISFIKFIFIIYVIILIFLSLSYTLLLMKKLGSNSDEIESHGQKYGNTQFIKYQEKISIPVPSGGRYFLEKVDVDSFRVLDSQDYSDRSTLIVGLDKNSVYFGNIRIPDLDPNKLEVIGNGYYTDGINTYYCSDMSERNKNLSSPMEIFQTLIYAFSKTKRPQSYIYPYKKVETDKRLKAVDNLLFFATDGDNVYYKGEVLENADLNTLKPIDGQYTYFADKENVYYKSKLLPIKNNGNLKTVSLNPDDKFLYDGVNGYVFIEDFSFDREKAPYKIIGSNGTHLYSLIFVSDDGIYFYDSENKKQVKLKDNVFVGNIEEISPNVFTDDENMYYFQNYEIWKRYKNMVFLASRNTGVYSLGKKESWKKLTDVGNENIGSIWQKDSEYYYFDNLENSSQTDDYRATIFKITDKKTLESLLAYPEYISAEKIDEFILNKNFEEFKGEKLFIATIKFHSVFKIFLGFLLVLGFIFIVFFLYLAIVNKKDIKNIDKMLLEKYRNIKPISKDYNDKE is encoded by the coding sequence ATGCAAAAAAATTCTAGAATTTCATTTATAAAATTTATTTTCATTATTTATGTAATAATTCTTATTTTTCTTTCTTTATCGTATACTCTACTTTTAATGAAAAAATTAGGCTCAAATTCTGATGAAATAGAGAGCCATGGACAAAAATATGGAAACACCCAATTTATAAAATATCAAGAAAAAATTTCTATTCCTGTTCCTAGTGGAGGAAGATATTTTTTAGAGAAAGTTGATGTTGATTCATTTAGAGTATTAGACTCTCAAGATTATTCTGATAGAAGCACTTTGATAGTTGGTTTGGATAAAAATTCTGTCTATTTTGGAAATATTCGTATTCCTGATTTAGACCCAAATAAACTTGAAGTTATAGGAAATGGCTATTATACTGATGGAATAAATACTTACTATTGTTCTGATATGTCTGAAAGAAATAAAAACTTATCTTCTCCAATGGAAATCTTTCAGACTTTGATATACGCTTTTTCAAAGACTAAAAGACCTCAGTCTTATATCTATCCTTATAAAAAGGTAGAAACAGATAAAAGATTAAAAGCAGTTGATAATTTATTATTTTTTGCAACTGATGGAGACAATGTCTATTATAAAGGAGAAGTTTTAGAGAATGCTGATTTGAATACTTTAAAACCTATTGATGGTCAGTATACATATTTTGCTGACAAAGAGAATGTTTACTATAAATCAAAACTTCTACCAATTAAAAATAATGGTAATTTAAAAACTGTTTCACTTAATCCAGATGATAAATTTCTTTATGATGGAGTAAACGGCTATGTCTTTATAGAAGATTTTTCTTTTGACAGAGAAAAAGCTCCTTATAAAATAATTGGAAGTAATGGAACTCATCTTTACAGTTTAATATTTGTTAGTGATGATGGAATATATTTTTATGATAGTGAAAATAAAAAACAAGTAAAGTTAAAAGATAATGTCTTTGTTGGAAATATAGAAGAAATTAGTCCTAATGTCTTTACAGATGATGAGAATATGTATTATTTTCAAAACTATGAAATATGGAAAAGATATAAAAATATGGTATTTTTAGCTTCAAGAAATACAGGAGTTTATTCTTTAGGTAAAAAAGAGTCTTGGAAAAAATTAACTGATGTAGGTAATGAAAATATCGGTTCTATTTGGCAAAAAGATAGTGAATATTACTATTTTGATAACTTAGAAAATTCTTCTCAAACAGACGATTATAGAGCTACTATTTTCAAAATAACGGATAAAAAAACTCTTGAAAGCTTATTAGCTTATCCAGAATATATAAGTGCTGAGAAGATAGATGAGTTTATTTTAAATAAAAACTTTGAAGAGTTTAAAGGTGAAAAACTTTTTATTGCTACTATAAAATTTCATAGTGTTTTTAAAATATTTTTAGGTTTTCTATTAGTATTAGGCTTTATTTTTATAGTATTTTTCTTATATTTAGCTATAGTCAATAAGAAAGATATCAAAAATATTGATAAAATGCTACTTGAAAAATATAGAAATATAAAACCTATATCTAAAGATTATAATGACAAAGAATAG